The sequence below is a genomic window from bacterium.
GTCCCTTTTCTAAAAGGATATTAGCTTCTTCAAGGGCTTCATAGGCTCGTTCGAGCCGATAGAAAATCAAGGTTTTCATTTCTTGTATCATATGACAACACCCTCCCTTTCAACATTCTTATGAAGTGGCATTATACGATACAGAGGAGTGTCCCATTGTTGCTTGCTATAAACTATTATAGATAAAACTTTTTCTGTCTCTAACTCTATAGGATACAACTTATGGTAAATAATCTCTTTTTTTTCAAGGCTTACTTCTCCATCAATCAAAATAAGGAGGTCATAGTCAGA
It includes:
- a CDS encoding nucleotidyltransferase domain-containing protein, which encodes MKQLSEIKTISKEEQILLMRCSRAIKRTEPSAEVIFYGSRARGEASYDSDYDLLILIDGEVSLEKKEIIYHKLYPIELETEKVLSIIVYSKQQWDTPLYRIMPLHKNVEREGVVI